The genome window TCAAGGAAGCCTATGAGACGCTGTATCACTTCCACAAGCCGGAAACCGAGCGGCAGGCCAACGAGTGGCTGTTGCGTCATCTGATCCATATCCATAATGCGCGCCGGCATCGCTCCGAACCCCACACGCTGATGGACGACTGGCTGAAGAATCTGCCGTCGGAAGGCGTGCGCGAGATGTGCGCCTGGGAACAGTTCTGCCGTTTCGCCCGCGAGCCGGAACGGCGCAAGGTCGGCATCGACGCCCGCCTCAGCGTTGGCGGCACCGAGTATGAAGTAGAGCCAGACATGGCGGGCGAGCGTGTGGTGTTACTGTGGGGCTTGTTCGACGACGAGCTGTATGTCGAGTTCAAAGGTGAACGCTTCGGCCCTTATCATCCCGTGTCCGGCCCGATCCCGCTACACCGGTACCGCAGCTTCAAACGGGGCAAAGCAGATGAACGCGCCGATCATATCCGCGCCCTGGCCGATCAGCTGGGTCTGCCTATCGCCGCACTGTCTGGCAACGATGTGAGACTTTCACCGCCGACGGCAGCTGCGGCAGCGCCGATACCGAAACAGCCTTTTAATGCCGAAGCACATGAGTATCACTTTCCCAGCGTCATTGCGGCCAAACTCGCCATCGCTGACGATCTCGCGCAACCGTTGGCGAAGCTACCACCAGAAGATCGGTCATTTATCGACCAGGTGCTGAGCGAAACGCTCGTGCGCCGTATCGTGCTGGAGCGCGTGCGCGATTACTTTCGACGCAACAAGAAAAAGGGAGACAAACCATGCGGGTTGACGTGATGAAACATTACGGCCTGACGGTGCCATTGAATCAGGCAGGCTACTACGAAACCAGTCATAACCAGCAGTTAATGAGCGATATTCGCGGCGCTATCCTCGATGGTCGGCTGGTGGCTTTGTCCGGCGTGATCGGCATCGGCAAGACCGTCATGCTGGAGCGTATTCGGCAGGCGCTGGAAGAGGAAAAGCACGTCATCGTGTCGCAGTCCTTTGCCATCGACAAGCGCGCCATCAAACTATCGACCCTGGTTACGGCGCTGTTCTACGACCTGTCTGGCGATAAACAAATGCGTGTGCCGACCGACATCGAGACCCGTGACAGGCAGTTGCACGAACTGATAAAAAAACGAAAACGCCCCGTCGCCCTGTTCATTGATGAAGCACACGACCTGAACACCTACACTTTGACCAGCTTGAAACGCCTGATTGAGCTTGCGCGGAGTGGCGGTGGCGGCGGTCGACTGTCGGTGGTACTCGCCGGCCACCCCAAACTGAGGAACGATCTACGTCGGCCCACGATGGAGGAAATTGGTCACCGCACCACACTCTTCTCCCTGGACGGCATCACCGGCAGCCAGCGCGAATATATCTATTGGCTGCTTGAAACGTGCACTGAAGGCCAGGTAGAAGCGGAGTCCATCCTATCTGAAGACGCGATCTACCTACTGTCCAGCAAGTTGCGCACGCCGTTACAGATAGAGGACTACCTGACTCAAGCCTTGACTGCAGGTTACCAAACCGGCGAAAGGCCTGTCTCCGTTGAGATCGTCAATACCGTATTGACGCGTCATTCAGACGATATTGAAGCGACACTGACGCGCAACGGCTACCGTATCAAGGATCTGGCGGAGCAGTTCGACGTCAAGCCGGCAGAAATCAGGGCGCTGTTCACCCAGACACTCGATCCAGTACGCACGAGTGAGTTGCGTGAAAAGATGTTGAAGGCAGGGCTGCCAATATGATGGATAATCGCACGCCGAATGATGTTAAAAAAACCCTCGTTTTCTTGACTGGCGTCAGGGAGGAATTTGAGCGCCGCCTGCCGTTTTTGGGTGCAGCGGTCATTCTCAAATAATGTGGGTTGGTCGCGGTTGATTGCAGGTCGGTGCGGTTGATTGCGGGCTCATTCTCAAATAATGTGGGTCGAGCGCTATTTTCATTCTCACTTAATCTGGGTTTGCCGATGCGCTGATTGCGGGTTCATGTGTTTTCGATTGCGGGTCGTTACAGGTAACAGCCATTCCGGGCCACCCCTTAGCCGCCCGCTGGGTGGTTGGCCGGATACGGGACCAGGAAGGCAAGCTCCTCGCGGAATGGTATCTGCCGACCAACGTGGAGTTATCTGTTCCGGCAGAGCGGATTACCTTGTGATACAACTATCGCCGGCAGATAGAATCGTTCTTCAAACTGCTCAAGGCAGCGGGCATCAGTTGGAATGCTGGAACAGGAAACCGGTGAACAGACGGTGCGCACGCGGGAGTTTTGGTGCGTTTATCGGGACGGCAAACGAAGCGAACGCGCCCGATCACCGCGCCCGCTTTGTTGGATGGTGTCTGTTCAAGCGCTTCAGCCTGTTGGACGTCTTGAATGAATATTCCATTGAGGAATTGCAAGCTTTCGCCGACTTTGCCTTTCCTCGAAGGTTTGAAACTCCAGGAAAGGCGAAGGGAGATGTGTAGATACGCATGCCCGGAGGAAGAGAGGATTTTCATTTTTATGGAAGAAACGAGAGGCGCAACTTTAACGCTTGGGTGCGACCATCGCGAATATTGCACCGTGCGGATCAAGGCATTGGGCTATCCAGCGGCCGCCGGGGACTTGCATCGGCCCATTGACGATATTGCCACCGGCTTGACCGACTCGCGCGACGGCGTCGTCGATGGCGTCGACATTGACGTAAAAAAGCCAGAAAGGCTGAGGCGTTTGCGGCATTTTGGTCATCATGCCGCCCGCCGGTTCGCCGCCCATTGAAAAAAGCTGATAAACGCCCATCGGCCCCATATCGATAGCCTCGGCCTTGGTCCATCCGAAAAGGCCAGAGTAAAAGGCAAAGGCGCTTTCCCCATCGCCCGCATGCAACTCGTGCCAGCCGATATGGCCGGATGTAGCGGGCGCTACGGGTTCCCCCGCCTTATCGCAAGTGTTGCTAAACAACATAAACACCGCGCCATGCGGATCGGCCACGACAGCGAAACGGCCAACGCCGGGAATGTCGTCGGGAGCCCGGCGTAGCGCGCCGCCGGCTGCCTGAACGCGCTCGGCATAGGCGTCGACATTGTCGACCAGAACATAGCCCGTCCAGCAGGGCGGAATGCCTTTTGCCGATACTTCTTCGGGTATAGCCATCAGACCGGCTATTTTTACCGCTCCGGCGGAGAAAATCGTATAAGGGCAATCGGCCATACCGGAATCTTCCGCATCCCAGCCGATTACCTGCCGGTAGAAAGATTCGGCGGCCTTGCAGTCGTTGGTCATCAACTCGTACCAGACGAATTTTGGTGTTATATTCGGCATAAACATTTACTCCTTGATTTAAAAGTCTAGGTAACTATTCAGCGAGTGTTTTTGAGTCCTGACCGAAGCCTATCGGAAGTGAGGCAAGCCAGCCGAGACAGGCTGCAAGTCAGCTCTCTGCGCCCATCCATGGGCGCAGAAGGTCTCGCCTGACTCACCTCACTTCCTTTCCAACGGGTATGTTGAATAGTTACAAGTTTAGTTTGTGTAAATCCGCCCCGGATATCAGTCATTATCAGTCTCCCCGTCGACATAAAACCAGCGATCCTGCTCGCGCACGAAATGGCTGATTTCATGCAGGCGATGCGCACGGCCGCCGCCGTTTTTGTAGCGCGCGACGAATTCCACCTCCGCACGATCCGGTTGCAGCGGGTTGCAATAATAACGCTTGACGTTCAATCCAAGCCAGCGGGTATGAATATCCGTTTCCTCCAGATGCAGCGCTGCCGGGCGCGTCGATACGTACCAGGTGGCCAGCAAATAATCTTCACGCCGCAGCGTATACGCGCTGTAACGCGAACGCATCAAACGCTCGGCATCGTCTGCATATTCGCCACCGTCGAGATAGCGCCCGCAGCAATCGGAGAATTTTTTACCCGAACCGCAAGGACAAGGAGATGAAGACAACGCTGACACTGCGCCGGACTTATTGTTGTATCAATTCGATTTTGTAGCCGTCAGGATCGCTCACGAAGGCAATCACCGTCGTGCCGTGCATCATCGGGCCGGCTTCACGGGTGACGGTTCCGCCCAATTCCTTTACGCGCGCGCAGGTCTCATAGGCATCGTCGACTCCGATCGCGATATGCCCGAATGCATTACCCAGATCATAGGATTCGACGTCCCAGTTATGCGTCAGCTCAATAACCGCGGCGCTTTGTTCATCCTCATAGCCGACAAAAGCCAGCGTGAATTTTCCGCCGGGGAAATCGTGCCACCGCAGCAATTTCATGCCCAGAACACGGGTATAGAAGTCGATGGAACGATCCAGGTTTCCAACACGTAGCATGGTGTGCAGTATTCGCATGTTTAGTATCCCTATCAATCAGTCGCTAAGTCAATCGGGCTTTAACCCAGTGGCGGCCCTTTAACCGGCACCGCCTCGGGCAGGCCGAATAATTCGCTCAATGCGATTTCGAACCCGTCCAGCGCATGTAATGGCAACACATCGTCAGCGGCATAAACTTCCGCTTCGCAGAAATGCTGCTGGTTGTCCAGCCGCCAAGCCTGAACATAGTTCGCCGATGGGTCGATAACCAGATATTCGCGCACTCCGGCGCGTTGATAAAGCGCTTTCTTCTCGCGCAAATCCCTGGCGGCGGTAGAGGGCGACAGCACCTCCACCACCAGATCGGGCGCTCCCTGAATGTTTTTTTCGGTGATTTTGGCCGGATCGCAAACGACGATAACGTCGGGCTGCACCACATCGCGTTCCGACAGGATGACATCCACCGGGGCGATAAACGGCTGACAGGGTTTGCCGCGCAGCTTTTCCTTCAAACGCACAAACATTTCTCCGGCGATATTTTGATGTATGATCGCGGGCGCCGGGCTCATGTTGTAAGCCACGCCGTCAATCAGTTCCCAGCGCTCGTCGTCGTTCCAGCTAAGATAGTCAGTTACGGTATAACGGTTATCGGACTGCCGCACAATAGCGTTCATGAACACCTCCCAAGGGGACTTGCATCGTTTCGAGCATCTTATTCCAAAGCCGCTTGATCCGCCAATAGGCTCAAACAACCGTTCTTTTCACCTTATCAATCATGCTATGGTATGAATACCCCGCGTCATCGGGAACGGGGAAAAACGAGGAGGATAGTATATGTCCGGTTTTTCGGTTTTCGCGTTTTTTCTAGTGGTGCTTGCCATCGTTCTGGTGGTGCAAAGCGTCAAATTCGTGCCGCAGGGCATGGAGTACACCTTGCTGCGATTCGGCAAATACACCAATACATTGAGTCCCGGACTCAATGTGATCGTCCCCGTCATTGATCAGGTAGGCGCGCGCATCAACATGATGGAACAGGTCATGGACGTGCCTTCGCAGGAAATCATCACCAAGGACAACGCGATGGTGCGCGTCGACGGGGTGATTTTCTTCCAGGTGGTGGACGCCGCGCGTGCGGCCTATGAAATTACCAACCTGCAAATCGCCATCAACCAGCTGACCATGACCAATATCCGCACCGTCATGGGTTCCATGGATCTGGACGAACTGCTGTCCAAGCGCGACGACATCAACACGCGCCTGCTCGGCGTGGTCGACGACGCCACCACGCCGTGGGGCATTAAAGTCACCCGTATCGAGATCAAGGATATACGCCCGCCGCAGGATCTGGTGGACTCGATGGGGCGGCAGATGAAGGCCGAGCGCGACAAGCGCGCGCTGATCCTGGAAGCGGAAGGCGCGCGTCAGGCGGCGATACTGCGCGCCGAAGGCGAAAAACAGGCCATCGTGCTCGACGCGGAAGGACGCAAGGAAGCGGCGTTCCGCGACGCGGAGGCGCGCGAACGCCTGGCGCAAGCCGAAGCGCAGGCCACGCTGTCGGTATCGAAAGCCATCGCCGAAGGCGATTTGCAGGCCATCAACTATTTCGTCGCGCAAAAATATGTGGAAGCGCTGAAAAATATCGGCTCCGCCCCGAACAGCAAACTGGTGCTGATGCCGCTGGAAGCCTCCAGCCTGATCGGCGCGCTGGGCGGCATCGGCGAACTGACCAAACAAACGTTCACCCCAAAATCATCGGAAAAAACCGGTCATGGCGCTTGAATGGGTTTATTGGCATTGGTTTGCTGTCGCGGCGCTGCTGCTGATTGTAGAGCTACTGGCTCCCGGCCTGTTTTTTCTATGGCTGTCGGTCGCGGCGGCGCTGACAGGGGTGGTATTGCTGCTGTTGCCGGATTTGAGCATCAGTCATCAACTGATAGGCTTTGCCCTGCTCGCCATCATCAACATCGGCTTGTTCCGCCGCATCTTCCAGCACTACCCGACACAAACCGACGAACCCCGGCTCAACCGGCGAGCAGAGCAATATATAGGACGCGTGTTCACTTTGGAAAAACCGATAGTCAACGGTCAGGGTAAACTGCGGGTGGACGATTCGTGGTGGAAAATTGAAGGTGTTGATTGTGCTGCTGGGGGAAAGGTCAAGGTTGTGGCGGCGGATGGGGTTATTTTGCGGGTAGGGCTAGAAAGATAAAGGTTTTCCTGATTAGTAACGATTCTTCAGTCAATTCGTATCGCATGGTCGTAGTCGTCATTCCGCCAGAGCCTGCCCCAGACTTGATCCGGAGGGACTGCCGGAATCCAGGCCTAATGGATGGCTCGGAGCTTGCCGTCCATGGCTCAGGACACCCGCTTCTTGGTGGGTATCCTGAGCATGTTGGTTCAGAAGAAGAATCCTGGTAATCAGGAAGAGTATTGACCACAAGCCCCAAAGAATATCTTCGCTCACCTCAATCCCGCCGCGCCCAATCCACCTATACCGAAGGCGCATAATTCAACAACCGCCGGTAACCGAACCACCAGTTTACGTGCAAATAACGCCTGACAGGCGTTTTAATCACCGATACGCACAGCGCGATGGAAAACAGGCACCACACGGCGGCATATTCGTTCGGGTTACTGGTCAGCACATCGGAAATCAACGGTCCGACCAGATAGTGAAAGCCGACAAAACGCCACGAGCCGTAAAGCAGCGGCAGGTAAAAGGCCGTAACTATGTAGGCGAATCCGTGCAGGCCGTAGCGGAATCCGACAGGATTGCCCGGGTAATCCGACATTAATCCGTTCAGCGGCAGTTGCCAGGCGATATGCCAGTCGCCCGACACCGAACAGGCCTGCTCGCCGCAGAAGCCCTCGAAACCGATGATACATT of Candidatus Methylospira mobilis contains these proteins:
- a CDS encoding NfeD family protein encodes the protein MALEWVYWHWFAVAALLLIVELLAPGLFFLWLSVAAALTGVVLLLLPDLSISHQLIGFALLAIINIGLFRRIFQHYPTQTDEPRLNRRAEQYIGRVFTLEKPIVNGQGKLRVDDSWWKIEGVDCAAGGKVKVVAADGVILRVGLER
- the gloA gene encoding lactoylglutathione lyase; the encoded protein is MRILHTMLRVGNLDRSIDFYTRVLGMKLLRWHDFPGGKFTLAFVGYEDEQSAAVIELTHNWDVESYDLGNAFGHIAIGVDDAYETCARVKELGGTVTREAGPMMHGTTVIAFVSDPDGYKIELIQQ
- a CDS encoding SPFH domain-containing protein, translated to MSGFSVFAFFLVVLAIVLVVQSVKFVPQGMEYTLLRFGKYTNTLSPGLNVIVPVIDQVGARINMMEQVMDVPSQEIITKDNAMVRVDGVIFFQVVDAARAAYEITNLQIAINQLTMTNIRTVMGSMDLDELLSKRDDINTRLLGVVDDATTPWGIKVTRIEIKDIRPPQDLVDSMGRQMKAERDKRALILEAEGARQAAILRAEGEKQAIVLDAEGRKEAAFRDAEARERLAQAEAQATLSVSKAIAEGDLQAINYFVAQKYVEALKNIGSAPNSKLVLMPLEASSLIGALGGIGELTKQTFTPKSSEKTGHGA
- a CDS encoding YchJ family protein; the encoded protein is MSSSPCPCGSGKKFSDCCGRYLDGGEYADDAERLMRSRYSAYTLRREDYLLATWYVSTRPAALHLEETDIHTRWLGLNVKRYYCNPLQPDRAEVEFVARYKNGGGRAHRLHEISHFVREQDRWFYVDGETDND
- a CDS encoding VOC family protein; translation: MPNITPKFVWYELMTNDCKAAESFYRQVIGWDAEDSGMADCPYTIFSAGAVKIAGLMAIPEEVSAKGIPPCWTGYVLVDNVDAYAERVQAAGGALRRAPDDIPGVGRFAVVADPHGAVFMLFSNTCDKAGEPVAPATSGHIGWHELHAGDGESAFAFYSGLFGWTKAEAIDMGPMGVYQLFSMGGEPAGGMMTKMPQTPQPFWLFYVNVDAIDDAVARVGQAGGNIVNGPMQVPGGRWIAQCLDPHGAIFAMVAPKR
- a CDS encoding ExeA family protein; the encoded protein is MRVDVMKHYGLTVPLNQAGYYETSHNQQLMSDIRGAILDGRLVALSGVIGIGKTVMLERIRQALEEEKHVIVSQSFAIDKRAIKLSTLVTALFYDLSGDKQMRVPTDIETRDRQLHELIKKRKRPVALFIDEAHDLNTYTLTSLKRLIELARSGGGGGRLSVVLAGHPKLRNDLRRPTMEEIGHRTTLFSLDGITGSQREYIYWLLETCTEGQVEAESILSEDAIYLLSSKLRTPLQIEDYLTQALTAGYQTGERPVSVEIVNTVLTRHSDDIEATLTRNGYRIKDLAEQFDVKPAEIRALFTQTLDPVRTSELREKMLKAGLPI
- a CDS encoding Uma2 family endonuclease → MNAIVRQSDNRYTVTDYLSWNDDERWELIDGVAYNMSPAPAIIHQNIAGEMFVRLKEKLRGKPCQPFIAPVDVILSERDVVQPDVIVVCDPAKITEKNIQGAPDLVVEVLSPSTAARDLREKKALYQRAGVREYLVIDPSANYVQAWRLDNQQHFCEAEVYAADDVLPLHALDGFEIALSELFGLPEAVPVKGPPLG
- a CDS encoding DUF5765 domain-containing protein → MCWSGEASAVLAGAGFGTAAYVAWRGESKELWIPLTYFVCMELLQAATYVYINLCDAPPNQMLTLFGYLHIAFQPFFVNMVAMYFIPEAVKRKIGVYIYALCAVGAVAMLVKMYPMAWAGKCIIGFEGFCGEQACSVSGDWHIAWQLPLNGLMSDYPGNPVGFRYGLHGFAYIVTAFYLPLLYGSWRFVGFHYLVGPLISDVLTSNPNEYAAVWCLFSIALCVSVIKTPVRRYLHVNWWFGYRRLLNYAPSV